The proteins below are encoded in one region of Pseudonocardia sp. DSM 110487:
- a CDS encoding MFS transporter → MRLTAERERGGVGRDARGSALGHRRLALPALLLGSFMGVLDPFVVTVALPAIRSDLGATAAQAQWIVAGYGVTYGTGLVLGGRLGDRYGRRRLFLAGMSGYVAASLVAGTAPAAGSLVGARLAQGLAAAAVLPQVLSIIRSSYAIGERERAVGWYGATIGLGVVFGPAFGGLLVGLDIAGLGWRTAFLVNLPLGAVVLAGAALAVGESRGDGVRDLDLLGAALGAAALLALFVPVSHGPESGWPWWTVALLAAVPALVAGFLVHERRHRAPVLPPHLFAERRFSAGIVVVLLLYAAGAGAPLVFVLTQYLQDGLGRSPLETGLVFAPLGLGFAVASAVAPRLTRAGAAIPAAGSGIVAMALGALVLVATSAPEDLQPALVALVMLVAGLGQGFATNPVISLVLTAVPDSAAGAASGLLLTTTQVGNVVGVTGVGGAFMALLPPGPSPAPAYGPALAWSSALLAGATVAASIIILARLRTA, encoded by the coding sequence GTGAGACTAACCGCGGAGCGGGAACGCGGTGGTGTGGGTAGGGACGCGCGGGGCAGCGCCCTGGGCCACCGCCGGCTCGCGCTGCCGGCACTGCTGCTGGGATCGTTCATGGGGGTGCTGGACCCGTTCGTCGTCACGGTCGCGCTCCCGGCGATCCGGTCCGACCTGGGGGCGACCGCGGCCCAGGCGCAGTGGATCGTCGCCGGCTACGGGGTGACCTACGGGACGGGGCTCGTCCTGGGAGGGCGGCTCGGCGATCGGTACGGACGCCGCAGGCTCTTCCTGGCCGGCATGTCCGGCTACGTGGCGGCCTCGCTGGTAGCCGGGACGGCGCCGGCAGCGGGTTCGCTCGTGGGAGCGCGCCTCGCGCAGGGGCTGGCCGCGGCGGCGGTGCTGCCGCAGGTGCTGTCGATCATCCGGAGCAGCTACGCGATCGGGGAGCGGGAACGCGCGGTCGGCTGGTACGGCGCCACGATCGGTCTCGGGGTGGTCTTCGGCCCGGCGTTCGGAGGGCTGCTCGTCGGGCTCGACATCGCCGGGCTGGGCTGGCGGACGGCGTTCCTCGTGAACCTCCCGCTCGGCGCCGTCGTGCTCGCCGGGGCTGCGCTGGCCGTGGGGGAGTCGCGCGGGGACGGCGTCCGCGACCTGGACCTGCTCGGCGCCGCTCTCGGAGCCGCCGCGCTGCTGGCGTTGTTCGTGCCGGTCAGCCATGGCCCGGAGAGTGGCTGGCCGTGGTGGACGGTGGCGCTGCTGGCCGCCGTGCCGGCGCTCGTCGCCGGGTTCCTGGTGCACGAGCGGCGGCACCGCGCGCCGGTGCTGCCGCCGCATCTGTTCGCGGAGCGCCGGTTCTCGGCGGGCATCGTCGTCGTCCTCCTGCTGTACGCGGCAGGTGCGGGCGCGCCACTGGTCTTCGTCCTGACCCAGTATCTGCAGGACGGGCTCGGCCGGTCGCCGCTCGAGACAGGACTCGTGTTCGCGCCGCTCGGCCTCGGGTTCGCTGTCGCGTCGGCAGTCGCACCGCGGCTGACCAGGGCGGGGGCAGCCATCCCCGCCGCGGGAAGCGGGATCGTCGCGATGGCACTCGGCGCCCTCGTGCTCGTCGCCACGTCCGCGCCGGAGGACCTGCAGCCCGCGCTCGTCGCCCTCGTGATGCTGGTGGCCGGGCTGGGCCAGGGGTTCGCGACGAACCCCGTCATTTCGCTGGTCCTGACTGCCGTTCCGGACTCCGCGGCAGGCGCGGCGTCCGGGCTGCTGCTCACCACCACACAAGTGGGAAACGTCGTAGGCGTGACCGGGGTCGGCGGCGCGTTCATGGCCCTGCTCCCGCCGGGCCCGTCCCCCGCGCCGGCGTACGGGCCCGCCCTCGCGTGGTCGTCGGCGCTACTGGCAGGCGCGACGGTGGCCGCGTCGATCATCATCCTCGCCCGGCTCAGGACGGCATGA
- a CDS encoding magnesium and cobalt transport protein CorA, whose protein sequence is MSVVDNAIYIDGKRAAVPGSLDRTFEELRQCPDEGRSFCWIGLLRPSPEEIQAVAREFSLHGLAVEDTITAHQRPKLERYGDVLFVVLRPARYVDPVEVVEIGEVHLFLGPDFVITVRHAEKPDLAQVRQRLEREPDLLDNGPYAVLYAVLDKIVDDYFPVLDGLQDDIDEIEVQVFGGDPGVSKRIYQLSREVIEFQRAVEPLADMFDNLREQLKEQAGEADLELRRALRDVADHSTRVLERIEAFRQLLANILQVNAALVGQRQNEEMARMTQAGFEQNEQVKRISSWAAILFAPTLIASIYGMNFTHMPELAWPLGYPFAVVLMFLLGLGLYMVFKRRNWL, encoded by the coding sequence ATGTCCGTGGTCGACAACGCCATCTACATCGACGGCAAGCGCGCCGCGGTACCGGGCTCGTTGGATCGAACCTTCGAGGAGCTGCGGCAATGCCCTGACGAGGGCCGCAGCTTTTGCTGGATCGGCCTGCTGCGCCCGTCCCCTGAAGAGATCCAGGCGGTCGCCCGGGAGTTCTCGCTGCACGGGCTCGCGGTGGAGGACACCATCACCGCGCACCAGCGCCCCAAGCTCGAGCGCTACGGCGACGTGTTGTTCGTGGTGCTGCGCCCGGCCCGCTACGTCGACCCGGTCGAGGTCGTGGAGATCGGAGAGGTGCACCTGTTCCTCGGACCCGACTTCGTCATCACCGTCCGGCACGCGGAGAAGCCCGACCTCGCGCAGGTGCGGCAACGGCTGGAACGCGAGCCCGACCTCCTCGACAACGGCCCGTACGCCGTGCTGTACGCCGTGCTCGACAAGATCGTCGACGACTACTTCCCCGTGCTCGACGGCCTGCAGGACGACATCGACGAGATCGAGGTGCAGGTCTTCGGCGGCGACCCGGGGGTATCCAAGCGGATCTACCAGCTCTCCCGCGAGGTCATCGAGTTCCAGCGGGCGGTGGAGCCGCTGGCGGACATGTTCGACAATCTGCGGGAGCAGCTGAAGGAGCAGGCCGGCGAGGCCGACCTCGAGCTGCGCCGCGCGCTGCGCGACGTCGCCGACCACTCCACCCGAGTGCTGGAGCGCATCGAGGCGTTCCGGCAGCTGCTCGCCAACATCCTCCAGGTCAACGCCGCCCTCGTCGGCCAGCGACAGAACGAGGAGATGGCCCGCATGACCCAAGCGGGCTTCGAGCAGAACGAGCAGGTCAAGCGCATCTCCTCCTGGGCAGCGATCCTCTTCGCGCCCACCCTGATCGCCTCGATCTACGGCATGAACTTCACCCACATGCCCGAGCTCGCGTGGCCACTGGGCTACCCGTTCGCCGTCGTGTTGATGTTCCTGCTCGGCCTGGGCCTCTACATGGTCTTCAAACGCCGCAACTGGCTGTAG
- a CDS encoding methyltransferase, with translation MSQEPPHEFRELLAVVRGYERSRALTVAAELGIADLLRDGPQDADELAAATGTHAPTLYRLLRALASIGIFAEGADRRFALSPMGNYLCRDHPLSVDPAARMFGADYEWRAWGELAHSVRTGENAAAYALGCDVWEYRRRHPEHGEVFDAAMRTFSRDAGPTVLAAHDFARYGVIADIGGGTGAVLAAVLAAHPSVHGILFDQPHVVAGADPVLRAAAVADRVRVVPGDFFAEVPAGADAYLLARVLHDWADEDALRILRSVRAAMAPEARLLLVEAVVGPPNEDPAAKFLDLMMLVSAGGKERTENEWRMLFVAADLELTAATHATVNRHVLEVVPVRPR, from the coding sequence ATGAGTCAGGAACCACCGCACGAGTTCCGGGAGCTGCTCGCCGTCGTCCGCGGTTACGAGCGATCGCGGGCGCTCACCGTCGCGGCCGAGCTGGGGATCGCCGACCTGCTCCGGGATGGGCCGCAGGACGCCGACGAGCTCGCCGCGGCGACGGGCACCCACGCGCCGACGCTGTACCGACTGCTCCGGGCACTGGCATCGATCGGCATCTTCGCCGAGGGCGCCGACCGGCGGTTCGCGCTGAGCCCGATGGGCAACTACCTGTGTCGCGACCACCCGCTCTCGGTGGATCCCGCCGCGCGCATGTTCGGCGCCGACTACGAGTGGCGTGCATGGGGCGAGCTGGCGCACAGCGTGCGGACCGGCGAGAACGCCGCCGCGTACGCCCTCGGGTGCGACGTCTGGGAGTACCGGCGCCGGCACCCCGAGCACGGTGAGGTCTTCGACGCGGCGATGCGCACGTTCTCCCGCGACGCCGGCCCGACCGTCCTCGCGGCGCACGACTTCGCCCGCTACGGCGTGATCGCGGACATCGGCGGCGGCACCGGCGCGGTGCTCGCGGCGGTGCTCGCGGCCCATCCGTCGGTGCACGGGATCCTGTTCGACCAGCCACACGTCGTCGCGGGCGCGGACCCGGTGCTCCGCGCCGCCGCCGTGGCCGACCGGGTGAGGGTCGTGCCCGGCGACTTCTTCGCGGAAGTGCCCGCGGGAGCCGACGCGTACCTCCTCGCCCGTGTCCTGCACGACTGGGCGGACGAGGACGCGCTGCGCATCCTGCGCAGCGTGCGGGCCGCAATGGCGCCCGAGGCCCGGCTGCTCCTTGTCGAGGCGGTCGTGGGTCCGCCGAACGAGGATCCCGCGGCGAAGTTCCTCGACCTGATGATGCTCGTCTCCGCCGGTGGCAAGGAGCGCACCGAGAATGAGTGGCGAATGCTGTTCGTCGCTGCCGACCTGGAGCTCACCGCCGCTACCCACGCAACCGTGAACAGGCACGTGCTCGAGGTGGTACCGGTCCGACCCCGATGA
- a CDS encoding ROK family transcriptional regulator, with translation MASDSSVERHANTVSVLTALRVDEGSRLAELAQRTGLSRPTVDSILTELGRLGWVEQREPADAPEGARQAGRPARTYRLDPDAGFVVGVDVGVNLLTAMVADITGTTRHTVTRPISRTTPGAERRTAVQSLVADAVAELGVEPRETLALSLGVPGIVDPAGRVTLSTVIPDWTGFHVEKHFGRWAGVPVTVANDANMATLAEHWIGAARLVDDVVYILSGRRTSAGIIVDGSLHTGRHGAAGEIGSIPELYFSTEELLAMPGSDPDSPDAIGSVFRAAHAGDEQAAALVEELYRRLAQVVDFMVKAFDPDMVVLGGGVSRAGRPLVEGIERHLDRPVFNTTPLVLSQLGPEAVALGAVRSALQLAVRHSPLLAALVAPPLGVPTRPVPGGLQ, from the coding sequence ATGGCTTCCGACTCCTCGGTGGAGCGGCACGCCAACACCGTCAGCGTGCTGACGGCGCTGCGCGTGGACGAAGGCAGCAGGCTCGCCGAGCTCGCGCAGCGCACCGGCCTGTCGCGCCCCACCGTCGACTCGATCCTCACCGAGCTCGGCCGCCTCGGGTGGGTCGAGCAGCGCGAACCCGCCGACGCACCGGAGGGCGCCCGCCAGGCCGGCCGGCCGGCCCGCACCTATCGGCTCGACCCGGACGCAGGCTTCGTCGTCGGCGTGGACGTCGGCGTCAACCTGCTGACCGCGATGGTCGCCGACATCACCGGCACGACCCGGCACACAGTCACCCGCCCGATCAGCCGGACGACGCCCGGCGCGGAGCGCCGCACGGCCGTGCAGTCGCTCGTCGCCGACGCCGTGGCCGAGCTCGGCGTAGAGCCGCGCGAGACCCTCGCGCTGAGCCTCGGGGTACCCGGCATCGTCGATCCGGCCGGCCGGGTCACGCTGAGCACCGTCATCCCGGACTGGACCGGCTTCCACGTCGAGAAGCACTTCGGCCGCTGGGCGGGCGTGCCCGTCACCGTCGCGAACGACGCCAACATGGCCACCCTCGCCGAGCACTGGATCGGAGCCGCCCGGCTCGTCGACGACGTCGTCTACATCCTCTCGGGGCGCCGCACCAGCGCCGGCATCATCGTCGACGGATCGCTGCACACCGGCCGGCATGGCGCGGCAGGCGAGATCGGGAGCATCCCGGAGCTGTACTTCAGCACCGAGGAGCTACTCGCCATGCCGGGCAGCGACCCGGACTCCCCCGACGCGATCGGCTCGGTGTTCCGCGCCGCGCACGCAGGTGACGAGCAGGCGGCCGCACTGGTGGAGGAGCTCTACCGGCGGCTCGCCCAGGTCGTCGATTTCATGGTCAAGGCGTTCGACCCGGACATGGTCGTGCTCGGCGGCGGCGTCTCGCGCGCGGGCAGACCCCTCGTCGAGGGCATCGAACGCCACCTCGATCGCCCGGTGTTCAACACGACGCCGCTCGTGCTGTCGCAGCTCGGTCCGGAGGCCGTCGCGCTGGGCGCCGTCCGCTCCGCGCTGCAGCTCGCCGTCCGGCACAGCCCGCTACTCGCGGCGCTCGTCGCGCCGCCGCTCGGCGTTCCCACCCGTCCCGTCCCTGGAGGCCTGCAATGA
- a CDS encoding sugar ABC transporter substrate-binding protein — protein sequence MATLPLAAGIAACSGTAGPAFVPDGGRVRIGYGMWDADQVPAMQEVISAFRAEHPDIDVTIQLTPWATYWTKLQTSIVGGGAADVFWMNAPNIAKFARYATLLPLTDRLARDGITLAEHPPHLVELYRRDGEQYGVPKDYDTISLFYNKELFERAGIGYPDESWTWQHVLDASAEIRDPRSGVFGFSAALDRQRNLYPAIFQNEGWVLRGTRSGFDDEATIGGLRFLTDAIDRNLAPNAMAEADTRAREQFQGGKVAMYNGLPNDSNATYKDPEVRARTGVAVLPRGAQRGTVIHGLANVINARTPYPDASYEFVKFMAGRTTGEIQGRSGTILPSFSGTQQAFLEAKPEFRMQSFIDQVPVATAYPASVSTTTWELMQLRVLGPSWIGPGSRPIEESAQLLASDMNDVLAKEAV from the coding sequence ATGGCCACGCTCCCGCTCGCCGCAGGTATCGCCGCATGTTCGGGTACCGCGGGCCCCGCGTTCGTGCCCGACGGCGGGCGCGTGAGGATCGGCTACGGCATGTGGGACGCCGACCAGGTGCCCGCCATGCAGGAGGTCATCTCCGCGTTCCGCGCCGAGCACCCGGACATCGACGTCACGATCCAGCTCACGCCGTGGGCCACGTACTGGACGAAGTTGCAGACCTCGATCGTCGGCGGCGGCGCCGCGGACGTGTTCTGGATGAACGCACCCAACATCGCCAAGTTCGCCCGGTACGCCACCCTGCTGCCGCTCACGGACCGGCTGGCGCGCGACGGGATCACGCTCGCCGAGCACCCGCCGCACCTGGTGGAGCTCTACCGGCGCGACGGCGAGCAGTACGGCGTGCCCAAGGACTACGACACGATCAGCCTCTTCTACAACAAGGAGCTGTTCGAGCGGGCCGGGATCGGCTACCCGGACGAGAGCTGGACCTGGCAGCACGTCCTCGACGCCTCCGCCGAGATCCGCGACCCCCGGTCGGGGGTGTTCGGGTTCTCCGCGGCGCTGGACCGCCAGCGCAACCTCTACCCGGCGATCTTCCAGAACGAGGGCTGGGTGCTGCGGGGCACGCGGTCGGGGTTCGACGACGAGGCGACGATCGGCGGCCTGCGCTTCCTCACCGACGCGATCGACCGCAACCTGGCGCCCAACGCGATGGCCGAGGCCGACACCCGCGCGCGCGAGCAGTTCCAGGGCGGGAAGGTCGCGATGTACAACGGCCTGCCCAACGACTCGAACGCCACGTACAAGGACCCGGAGGTCCGCGCGCGCACCGGCGTCGCCGTCCTCCCCCGAGGTGCGCAGCGGGGCACGGTCATCCACGGGCTCGCGAACGTGATCAACGCTCGCACGCCGTACCCGGACGCCTCCTACGAGTTCGTGAAGTTCATGGCGGGACGCACCACCGGCGAGATCCAAGGGCGCTCGGGGACGATCCTGCCGAGCTTCTCCGGTACGCAGCAGGCGTTCCTGGAGGCCAAGCCGGAGTTCCGGATGCAGTCGTTCATCGACCAGGTGCCGGTCGCGACGGCCTACCCGGCCTCGGTCTCGACCACGACGTGGGAGCTCATGCAGCTGCGGGTCCTCGGGCCGTCCTGGATCGGCCCCGGGAGCAGGCCGATCGAGGAGTC